ACGGTATTCGCCTAAAGGAGGTATTTCAAAACTTTTAATGTAATTGCCAGCCATACCATATAGCTTTGCTTTTAGTACCGACGGGGATGCTGACCGGAAGATGGTATAAGTTCCGAAAGGATTGGGATAACAGCTTACGAAGGATTGATGGGCATCAGGATGTTTCTCTACACCTGTAACAATGGTATCTATGCTCCTGTTTAAAAAGTAAAAATCATGCATAAGTATTCTGCCTGGTTTATCTACAGCAAGCCTTATGGCACAATTGATTATTAAACCGCTGTTCAGGACAGTGGGGAAAGTAGCCCCGTCGTCTTCCGAAAGGGCAACCCCTCCCCAGCCGGCACCACTTGCATCGCCTGCCATAAATATACGATTATCTGGCAAAACCAGGAAATCGCTTACGATGGTGTTATATGCATCATAATTCCAGATGCCTGTATTGAAGTCGTATGTATAGATTGCATCAAACGCTCCTACCATCAGCTTGCCTGCATTGTTAAATGTCAGAGTAATGAATCCTGCGGGTTCCTGCGGATCTAATAATACCGCCCAGGTTTTTCCAAAGTCGGTTGAATAATACACTTTCGGATTTTCGTTGCTCCAGTTGTTGGTAAACCGCGAACAGGCATAAATCACATTATTGGGACCAAACAGTATATAGGTTACATATTCCCAGTAATCGTCGTTGTAAAGATTCAGCACTACCTCCCAGGTTTCGCCGTCATCGGTGGAGCGCAAAATGCCATTTTCCCTTCCGCCGCTTACCAATAAAACACTGTCGTATCCAAACTCAATGGTGCTGTATTGCCAGCTTTGTTGTGATGCGTCATACATCCATTGCCAGCTTTCACCAAGGTCACGCGAACGGTAAACACCATAATTAGCTGCTATAAATATTGTACTATCCTGTTTAAAAGTAATAGACATTACTGTCGGATTGGGGAGCCCATTATTTTTTGCCTGCCAGGTTAAGCCGTTATCATCGCTGCGATAAACTCCACCATTTACATCATAATGTATCAAATAAATTCTGCCTTGCGGATCAACTAATATATCAAATATTGAACCACCTCCGCAACTGTCAACCTGCTCCCAGAAATCCTGGGCTGTGGCGGTATATCCTGTAATGGTAAGCAGCAGCAGTAGTGTTAGTTTCATCATATTGCGTAAACGGGCTTTCAATAGAGTGAACGTTTTCATGAGATTTGATTTAAAGGTTAATAATGGATTAATTTTATAGTTTGAATATTGTTTCCTGATTGTAGTTTTACAAAATACATACCGGCAGGCAGTGTACCGGCATCCAAACGGTATTCACTCATGGGAGGTATTCCGAAGCTTTTAATGTAATTGCCAGCCATGCCATATAGCTCTGCTTTTAGTACCGACGGGGATGCTGACCGGAAGATGGTATAAGTTCCGAAAGGATTGGGATAAGCATTAAACATTACTTCCGGTTTGCGTTGCTCGTTTAGCGATACGGTATTGGTATCTACAAAGTGTCCCGTACCATCGTTCCATAATATCCTTATTCGGTTGGCTGTGGGGGTATAACCGGTAACTAATAATTCCGGACGGTTATCTCCATTCAAATCACCTGAAAAAATCCTTTCATTCCACATTGCATATTCTCCCATGTACATCCTTTCAGTTTCCTTAAAGCCCCAGTTATGATTATTTATAAAAATATAAATGGAGTCCATCTGCGATAAATACTGATCAAAAGTCGGCGATGTACATGCCATATCAGGATATCCATCGCCATTTAAATCGGCTATTACATCGTCGCGTGTTCCGATTTTTTTATATGTTGTGCCTCTGTTGATGAAATTCTCGTCAGACACATTTTCATAAAACAAGAACTCTTCATCATTGTATGGTTTATAAAATATTAAATCATTGTCGCTATCATTGTCCATATCAATAATATTATTATATATCCACAATTGGCTATGACTAAACAAGGTATCGGTTGTGAAACCGGAAGGGTTGTTAAAAGCAAGGTAAGTACCAGGTATAATAAGCGCAGAAGATACCAATGCATCCGGGCGGTTATCAT
The sequence above is a segment of the Lentimicrobiaceae bacterium genome. Coding sequences within it:
- a CDS encoding T9SS type A sorting domain-containing protein; protein product: MKTFTLLKARLRNMMKLTLLLLLTITGYTATAQDFWEQVDSCGGGSIFDILVDPQGRIYLIHYDVNGGVYRSDDNGLTWQAKNNGLPNPTVMSITFKQDSTIFIAANYGVYRSRDLGESWQWMYDASQQSWQYSTIEFGYDSVLLVSGGRENGILRSTDDGETWEVVLNLYNDDYWEYVTYILFGPNNVIYACSRFTNNWSNENPKVYYSTDFGKTWAVLLDPQEPAGFITLTFNNAGKLMVGAFDAIYTYDFNTGIWNYDAYNTIVSDFLVLPDNRIFMAGDASGAGWGGVALSEDDGATFPTVLNSGLIINCAIRLAVDKPGRILMHDFYFLNRSIDTIVTGVEKHPDAHQSFVSCYPNPFGTYTIFRSASPSVLKAKLYGMAGNYIKSFEIPPLGEYRLDAGTLPAGMYFVKLQSGNNIQTIKLIHY
- a CDS encoding T9SS type A sorting domain-containing protein, with the protein product MKTNPDKINSIASPKGRIGGVILFLLLFLLPSVKAQTVFYVPSYPYQEGGVVFADYDQDGDNDILIGCEGGADSLVFLINDGYGNFERSDVVTNCGIFIYCKEMNNDGLLEIVSRNHDYIFYYKNVGPGALGDTVNIGETTAENRRISGIYDMNEDGLLDVVYYSIRPNIAPLGWGIFYNNGDGTFNDEFLFPTENVEYVKTALLNNDNRPDALVSSALIIPGTYLAFNNPSGFTTDTLFSHSQLWIYNNIIDMDNDSDNDLIFYKPYNDEEFLFYENVSDENFINRGTTYKKIGTRDDVIADLNGDGYPDMACTSPTFDQYLSQMDSIYIFINNHNWGFKETERMYMGEYAMWNERIFSGDLNGDNRPELLVTGYTPTANRIRILWNDGTGHFVDTNTVSLNEQRKPEVMFNAYPNPFGTYTIFRSASPSVLKAELYGMAGNYIKSFGIPPMSEYRLDAGTLPAGMYFVKLQSGNNIQTIKLIHY